TTGGGGACCTCGGCCAGGGCGGCGGCCAGGGTCGGGGCCTCCAGGTCGGCGAGGTCGCCCTGGCCGAACAGTGCCTTGGACGCGGCGACCGCGCGCTCGTACTGCTCGGCGCCGTGGACGAGGGTGGTGAGCTCCTCGGCGAGGGCGCGCTGGGCGAGGCGGGCGGCGGGGCGCTCGGAGGTCTCGCGCTCCAGCTCCTCGATCTCCTCCTTCGAGCGGAAGCTGAAGATCCGCAGGAAATTGGAGACGTCCCGGTCGTCCGCGTTCAGCCAGAACTGGTAGAAGGCGTACGGGGTGGTCAGCTCGGGGTCGAGCCAGACCGTACCGGACTCGGTCTTGCCGAACTTGGTGCCGTCGGCCTTGACGATCAGCGGCGTGGCCAGCGCGTGGACGGACTTGCCCTCGGCCTTGCGGATCAGGTCCGTGCCGGCGGTCAGGTTGCCCCACTGGTCGCTGCCGCCGGTCTCAAGCGTGCAGCCGTAGCGGCGGTTCAGCTCCAGGAAGTCCATGCCCTGGAGGATCTGGTAGCTGAACTCGGTGTAGCTGATGCCCGCGTCGGAGTTGAGCCGTCGGGCGACGGCCTCCTTGGCGATCATGTTGTTGACCCGGAAGTACTTGCCCACGTCGCGCAGCAGGCTGATGGCCGACATCCCGGACGTCCAGTCCAGGTTGTTGACCATGCGCGCCGCGTACGGGCCGTCGAAGTCGAGGAACCGCGAGATCTGGCCGCGCAGGCGCTCGACCCAGCCGGCCACCGTCTCGGGGTCGTTGAGCACGCGCTCGGCGGTGGGCTTCGGGTCGCCGATCAGGCCGGTGGCACCGCCGACCAGGCCGAGCGGGAGGTTCCCCGCCTGCTGGATGCGGCGCATGGTGAGGATCTGCACCAGGTTGCCGAGGTGCAGGCTGGGGGCCGTCGGGTCGAAGCCGCAATAGAACGTGACCGGGCCGTCCGCGAACGCCTTGCGCAGTGCGTCCTCGTCGGTGGACAGGGCGATCAGTCCACGCCACTGCAGCTCGTCGACGATGTCCGTCACGGTCACGCTTCTCCTTCTGTCGGGCGTCCGCCCGGCGGCGGCCCGGTTCGGTAGGGCCCCGGGTCGGAACGACTCCAGCCTGTCAGAGCCTACGCGGTTCCGACCGGCGAGTTTTCCCCCAGGCTTCCGCGAGGCACCCCACCAGCCCGCCGATCCACGCCCGCCGGTCGACCCGCCCACTCCCCCGGGTGCCTCCGCGATACCGGAAATTCCGTTGTTCGTCGGCTGCGGGTCCATTCAGAGTGGTGTCACCGCCGCGCGGCGGCAGTGACGTGTGTGGAGACGGTCGTGCCGCCGTGGCACGCCCGTGGGAAGGGTGTGCCGAGTGCGCAACACGCTGGTTCTGAACGCGAGCTACGAGCCCCTGACGACGGTGTCGCTCCAGCGCGCCGTCGTCCTGGTGCTCCAGGACAAGGCGGTGGTGGAGCAGGCGCATCCGCTGCGCTCGATCCGGGGGACGGGCGTGGCCGTTCCGGTCCCGAGGGTCATCAGACTGCAACGGTACGTACGGGTACCGTTCCGACAACAGGCTCCGTGGTCGCGGCGGGGTGTCCTGGCCCGGGACCAGCACCTGTGCGCGTACTGCGGGCGGCGGGCCACCACGGTGGACCACCTGCAGCCCAAGTCGCGCGGTGGAGCGGACAGTTGGCTGAACACGGTGGCCGCGTGCGCGGACGACAACCAGCGCAAGGCGGACCGCACGCCGGAGCAGGCCGGGATGAGACTGCTGCGCCGCCCGTTCGTGCCGACCCCGCAGGCCAGCCTGATGCTGGCGCTCGGCCTGCGCAGCGCGGAGGTCCGGGAGCTCGCCGACTGGCTGCCGCCCGTACCGGGCGTGCCCGCCCCGGCCGCGTAGCCCGAGCACCAGCCGCGGAGCCGCGTACCGGGGAGGCGGCGTCAGCCCTTCGCCTGGTACCCGGCCGCGGTGCCGTAGTTGGTCGAGTGCTCGGGCACCACGACCACCTGCCCGCCGCCGATCAGCACCCGTCCGGAGACCAGCAGCGAGCCGGTGCCGGCCGGGAAGTTGCCGCCGGTCGCCTCCTGGCCTCCGACCAGCGGGAACCGGCTGAGGCGGGCGGGCTGGTCGCGGCGTTCGTCGGCGGCGAGCACCAGCGAGCCGCCGTCGATGCCGACCGCTCGCACGGTGCCCTTGACGGTGGTCGGCGTCTTCCAGCGCTGCTTGCCGGTGTCCAGGTCGTAGCCGACCGCGGCCACCGGCCCGCCGCCGTTCGCCGGCGTGAGGGTGGTGACCATCGTGCGGCCCTCGAAGAACACCTCGGGGGTCGCCGCGAACGCGCCGTGGGCGACATCCAGCCGGCCGCCGCCCGTGACCACCGGGATCTCGGCGGCCGGGTCGCCGGCGGCGCCCCAGGCGAACACCCGGTCGTTCTCCGGCTTGTCGCCGGTGGTGAGGACCACGGCGGGCTCCGCGGACAGCACTGTCACCGTCTTCGGCTGGTTGTTCAGGCCCCGCCACCAGCCGACCTTGCCGTCCGCGGTGTTCAGCGCGACGGCCTGGTCGGCGGGCGTCGAGTCGGCGCAGGAGGAGGCGACCAGCACGGTCTTGCCGCTGACTCCGCCGGAGAGGGTGCAGAACCTGCCCTGGCCGGTGTACTGCCAGACGTCCGCGCCGTCCGCGGACGCCCAGGCCACCGCCCGGTCGTCGCCGATCGCGATCACCTTGTCCTCGGTGACGCCGATCCGCGCCGAGTAGGCGCCCTTGGCCTCCGAGACGGACTTGGTCCAGGCGGTCTTGCCGTTCTTGGTGTCCACGGCTGCGACCAGCACGCAGGGGCTCTTCGGATCGGCCTGCGGCCGGAACAGCACCGCGCCCAGGCCGGCCTGGTTGATGCCCGCCGACAGCCCGCACGGAACGGCGCCGGCGGCCGGAGGCTCCACCGACCAGGTCGGCTTGCCGCCGGCACGGTCGTACGCGTGCACCCCCGAGCCGTCGGCCCGCACCACCGCGTCCGCGAGCAGCCAGCTGCCGACCAGGGTGTCGTCACCCGCGGGCTGCCCGGTCGCGGCCGGCTGCGCGGACCACGCCCGGGTGTGCGCCACCGCGAACCCCGGCTCTCCGCCACTGCTCGCCGCCGCGCTGCCGCCGCCCTCGGCACCGACCATCAGCCCGGCCGCCACCAGCACCCCCAGCGCGGCCACCCCGGCGCCGGCCCGCACCAGCAGCGCCTTCCGGCTGGGCACGTGCTCCCCGGTCAGCACCGCGTCGGCGGCCTTCCGGGCCTTGGCCGAGAACGAGGATCCGGACGCCGATCCGGACGCCGATCCGGGCCCGGATCCGCTGTCACCACCCCGCCGTCCGGCACTCCGGGACCGCGCGGCACCGGGCCCGGCCGCGGACTCCGCGGCGCGCTCCGAGGTCTCCTCCGGGTCGGATGGTGCGGGCTCCGGCTCGGCCTCCTCGATGTGCACGTAGCCGTCCGCCGAGTACTCCGCCCCCGCCGGAACGTACAGCCCCTCCCCGGCGGGCTCCTGCGGGGAGGGGTACGGCGCGTACGGTTGCTGCTGATCGGCGTACTGCGGGAACTGCTGCGGGTACCCGGCGTACTCCGAGTGCCCGTGCCCCGAGTGCCCCGGGTACGGCTGGTACTGCTCCTGGCCGCCGTACGGCCCGGGGCCGTGGACGTAGCCGCCCTCGACATACCCCGTCTGCCCGTAGGCGCCCTGGTCATGGCCGCCCTGATAGCCGCCGCGGTCGTAGCCTGCCTGGCCGTAGCCCGGCTGGTCGTAGCCCGGCTGGCCGTAGCCCGCCTGGTCGTACGACGGCTGCTGCCCGTAGCCGAGCGAGCCGTACCCCGCCTGCTGCTGCCAGTGCGCCTGCTCCTGCGGCTGCTGCGGATCCTGCAGCTGCTGCCCGTACGAGCCGCCGACCTGCCAGTCCGCCGGGCCCTGGGGGTGCCACTGCTGCTGGGAGCGGGCGTCTCCGAAGGGCTCCTGCGCCATCCGTTCCGTCCCTCCCGAGCCGCCTGCCTGCCGATGCGGCAGTCAGCATCTCACGCCCGTCCGGGGTGACGACCCGGGCCCTCGGCGTACGCTCCCGATCCTCGGCCGGGCCCGCCTCAGGCCGCGGACTCGGCCCGCAGGGCCTCGTCGATACGGGCGGCCAGGGTGAGGTCCAGCCCGGTGAGGCCGCCGGCGCTGTGGGTGGACAGGACGAAGCGCAGGGTGCGCCAGCGGATGTCGATGTCGGGGTGGTGGTCGAGCGCTTCGGCCTGCTCGGCGACGGCGACGACCACCCGGATCGCCGCCGGGAAGTCCGGGGCGTCGGCGCTTCGGGCGATGCTGTCGCCTTCCCGCGTCCACTGCGGCAGCGCCGCCAGGGCCGCCGTGATCTCGTCCTCGCTCAGCCGTGCCCTGCTGCTCATCGCTGCGCTCCTGGTGCGTCGTCGGTCCGGAGGACCGGAGGACCCGGGTGCCCGGGTGCCCGGGGTCAGGCGGCCTTCCGGCGCGGACGGACCACCAGTTCGCCGCCGCAGTTGGGGCAGTTGCCGGCCATGGCCTCGGTGCAGTCCGGGCAGAAGGTGCACTCGTAGGAACATATCGAGGCGGGGCCGTCGGCGGTCAGCGACACCTCGCAGCGCTCGCAGGTCTCGCGCATCTCCAGGGCCATGGCGTATTCCTCCGACTCTCGTACGGTCTGACGGTCGTTCGGTTCGGTCTGCAGCGGTTTCGCTCAGGCCAGCAGCAGCTTGGTGACGGCCGCGAGGCCGACCACCACGATCACCCCGCGCAGCGCGGCCGGCGGGAGGCGACGGCCGACCTTGGCGCCGACCAGGCCGCCGAGCAGCGAGCCCACCGCGATCAGCCCGGCGGCCGTCCAGTTGACGGTCGAGGTGAAGAGGAAGAACAGTGCCGCGACGGCGTTGACGATCATCGCCAGAGCGTTCTTCACCCCGTTGATCCGCTGCAGTTCCTCCTGCAGCAGCATGCCCATCAGCGCCATCAGCAGGACGCCCTGCGCCGCTCCGAAGTAGCCGCCGTAGATACCGGTGAGGAACACCCCGGCCAGCAGCACCGGGCTGCCGTCCGGATCGCCGCCGGGCCGGCGGCGGGCGGCGACGGCCTTGGCCACCCGGGGCTGGATCACCACCAGGACGAGCGCGAGCAGGATCAGCACCGGGACGATCGCGTCGAAGGCGCCGCTCGGCAGCTTGATCAGCAGCAGCGCGCCGACCAGCCCGCCGAGCAGCGAGGCGGTGCCCAGGCGCAGCACCCGGCGACCCTGGTCGGCCAGTTCGCGGCGGTAGCCGATCACGCCGCTGAGCGAACCGGGCACCAGGCCGAAGGAGTTGGAGACGTTGGCGGTGACCGGCGGGATGCCGACGGCGAGCAGGACCGGGAAGGTGATCAGGGTTCCGGAGCCGACGATCACATTGATCATCCCGGCGCCGACCCCGGCCACCAGGACGGCGATCGCCTCCCAGAGCGTCATCGGTCACCTCTCCTCTCGGTCCTGTCCGAGGCGATCATGCCGGACCACCGGGCCGCCGGACCAGGCCCGCCCGTCATTCGGGACGTACGCCACACAGTCGCGAAAGCCCGAGGGCCCGCCGCCGTACGGAACGCGTACGGCGGCGGGCCCTCGACGAGGCGGACCGAGCGAACCGGAGCTCAGCCCGTCACTCCGGGTCGATCTTGGGGTACTCCCGGGTCGGCTCCACCCGCGGACGGGCCGCGCCCTTGTCGGTGTCCACCGGCCGCGGCCCGGCGGCCGGGTCGATCGGCACCTGGGTGGCCGGGGCCCCCTTGGGAGCGCTGGGCGCCGCGACCGCGCCGCCGTTGGCCCCGCCGCCGTTGCCGGACAGCCCGGTGAAGGCGCCGCCGAGGCCCTTGAGCGCGTCGCCGACCTCACTGGGGATGATCCACAGCTTGTTGGAGTCACCCTTGGCCAGCTCGGGCAGGGTCTGCAGGTACTGGTAGGCGAGCAGCTTCTGGTCGGCGTCGCCGTCGTGGATGGCCTCGAAGACCGTCCGGATCGCGGCGGCCTCACCGTCGGCGCGCAGCACCGCGGCCTGCGCCTCACCCTCGGCCCTGAGCACGTCCGCCTGCTTCTCACCCTCGGCCTTGAGGATCTGCGCCTGGCGCTGGCCCTCCGCCGTGAGGATCGCGGCGCGCTTGTCGCGGTCGGCGCGCATCTGCTTCTCCATCGAGTCCTGGATGGAGGTCGGCGGCTCGATCGCCTTCAGCTCGACGCGGTTGACCCGGATGCCCCACTTGCCGGTGGCCTCGTCCAGGACGCCGCGCAGGCCGGCGTTGATGACCTCGCGCGAGGTCAGGGTGGACTCCAGGTCCATCGAGCCGATGATGTTGCGCAGCGTGGTGACGGTCAGCTGCTCGATCGCCTGGATGTAGCTGGCGACCTCGTAGGTGGCCGCCCGGGGGTCGGTGACCTGGTAGTAGATGACGGTGTCGATGTTGACCACCAGGTTGTCCTGGGTGATCACCGGCTGCGGCGGGAACGGCACGACCTGCTCGCGCAGGTCGATCCGGTTGCGGACGCGGTCGATGAACGGGACGACGATGTTCAGCCCTGCGTTGAGCGTCCGGGTGTAGCGGCCGAAGCGCTCCACGATCGCCGCGCTGGCCTGCGGGATGACCTGGATCGTCTTGATCAGCGCGATGAAGGCCACCACGACCAGGACGACCAGGACGATAAGGACGGGTTCCACGGACTCTCCCCTAGACGACCAGGGCGGTCGCGCCCTGGATTTCGACGACGTCGACCTGCTGCCCGGGCCGGTACACCTGGTCCGGATGGAGCGCGCGGGCCGACCAGATCTCGCCGTTCAGCTTGATCCGTCCGCCCTCCCCGTCGACGGTTTCCGCGACGACCGCGGTGGCGCCCTGCAGCGCCTCGATGCCCATCTTGATCTGCGGGCCCTTCTGCAGCTGCCGGTAGGCGATCGGGCGGACGAAGACCACCAGCGCGACCGAGACCACCAGGAAGGTCACGGCCTCCAGGACCACTCCCCCGCCCAACGCAGCCACTCCTGCGGCGGCCAGCGCCCCCACCGCGAACATGGCGAACTCCGGCATCGCGGTCAGCACCAGCGGTATGCCGAGCCCTGCGGCGGCCAGGAGCCACCAGATCCAGCTGTCCACGTGTCCATCCTAGGGAGCGAAGGCCTTCGAGGCGGACAGTTCCCGCAGGTCGAGGGGCGGAAACCGGTCGCACGTGCGACCGGTTCCGACGGCCTCGCGGAGGGACGGGCGGACGGGGCCTCAGCCGAGCGGCAGGCCCTGGGCCGACCAGCGGTCGCCGTGGCGCTCCAGGGTGAGCGGCAGGCCGAAGCACTTGGAAAGGTTGCGGGCGGTCAGCTCGGTGTCGATCGGGCCGGCCGTGAGCACCTTGCCCTGGCGGATCATCAGGACGTGGGTGAAGCCCGGCGCGATCTCCTCGACGTGGTGGGTGACCATCGCCATGGCCGGGGCGAACTCGTCCTGGGCGAGCGCCCCGAGCCGGCGGACCAGGTCCTCGCGGCCGCCGAGGTCCAGGCCGGCTGCGGGCTCGTCGAGCAGCAGCAGCTCGGGGTCGGTCATCAGGGCGCGGGCGATCAGGGTCCGCTTGCGCTCGCCCTCGGAGAGGGTGCCGAACTTGCGGTCGGTGAGGCCGGCCATGCCGAGGCGGTCGAGCAGCGCGAGGGCCCGGCCCTCGTCCGACTGCTCGTAGGTCTCCTGCCAGCTGACCGTCATGCCGTACGCGGCGGTGAGCACGGTCTGCAGCACGGTCTGCTCGGCCGGCAGCTTGTCGAACATGGCGGCGCCGGCCAGGCCGATCCGGGAGCGCAGCTCGAAGACGTCGATCTCGCCCAGCTTCTCGCCGAGCACGGTGACCTTGCCCGAGGTCGGGAACAGGTACGAGGAGGCGATCTGCAGCAGGGTGGTCTTGCCGGCGCCGTTCGGGCCCAGGATGACCCAGCGCTCACCCTCGGAGATGGACCACGAGACCTGGTCGACCAGCGCGCGCCCCTCCCGGACCACGGATACGTCCACCAGCTCCAGCACGTCGCTCATGCCCACGCCTTCCCCAAAAAACAAGATTCTCGGCCGTCGATGCGGGCGGCGAGCCTACTCCGGCAGCCGGTGGGCACGAGGTGGGTGCGCCGCACACGCATGGGCAAACCTACGCCACGCGGACGACCGCCGATTCCGTAGGCTGGCCGGATGCTCGTGACTCCTGCCGACAATCCGTACGAAGAACCCCGTTCGGGGCGGCTGACCGCCTGGGGCAACGCCCTGCTGGCGGGCCTGGTGCCGCCCGACAACGCCGCCGCGGCCGTTTTGGGCACCGACGAGAGCCACCGGGTGAGCGGGCTGCCCGGGGACGAGCCGGGCGAGCAGCACGGGCTGACCTGGGCGCTGGGCCGGCTGCGGGTGCTCGGGGTGAAGGGCCTGCGCCTGGCGCTGCCCTCGGCCGGGCATCCGCTGGGGCTGAGCGGCCCGGCGTCGTTCAACGAGCGCGCCATGGCCGCGGGCGAGGCGGTGCTCGCGGTGGGCGTGCCGCTCGGCCTGGTGCCGGAGGTCACGGTGTACGGCCCGGAGGGGGACCACTCGGCGACCGTGCTGTGGCGCTGTGCCGAGGTCAACGACGGCCCGCCGGCGGACGTGCCGTCGCTGCACGAGGCCGAGCGCGAGCTGGCGG
The genomic region above belongs to Streptomyces sp. 1331.2 and contains:
- a CDS encoding ABC transporter ATP-binding protein, with translation MSDVLELVDVSVVREGRALVDQVSWSISEGERWVILGPNGAGKTTLLQIASSYLFPTSGKVTVLGEKLGEIDVFELRSRIGLAGAAMFDKLPAEQTVLQTVLTAAYGMTVSWQETYEQSDEGRALALLDRLGMAGLTDRKFGTLSEGERKRTLIARALMTDPELLLLDEPAAGLDLGGREDLVRRLGALAQDEFAPAMAMVTHHVEEIAPGFTHVLMIRQGKVLTAGPIDTELTARNLSKCFGLPLTLERHGDRWSAQGLPLG
- a CDS encoding SPFH domain-containing protein, whose translation is MEPVLIVLVVLVVVAFIALIKTIQVIPQASAAIVERFGRYTRTLNAGLNIVVPFIDRVRNRIDLREQVVPFPPQPVITQDNLVVNIDTVIYYQVTDPRAATYEVASYIQAIEQLTVTTLRNIIGSMDLESTLTSREVINAGLRGVLDEATGKWGIRVNRVELKAIEPPTSIQDSMEKQMRADRDKRAAILTAEGQRQAQILKAEGEKQADVLRAEGEAQAAVLRADGEAAAIRTVFEAIHDGDADQKLLAYQYLQTLPELAKGDSNKLWIIPSEVGDALKGLGGAFTGLSGNGGGANGGAVAAPSAPKGAPATQVPIDPAAGPRPVDTDKGAARPRVEPTREYPKIDPE
- a CDS encoding DUF1272 domain-containing protein, coding for MALEMRETCERCEVSLTADGPASICSYECTFCPDCTEAMAGNCPNCGGELVVRPRRKAA
- a CDS encoding 4a-hydroxytetrahydrobiopterin dehydratase, translating into MSSRARLSEDEITAALAALPQWTREGDSIARSADAPDFPAAIRVVVAVAEQAEALDHHPDIDIRWRTLRFVLSTHSAGGLTGLDLTLAARIDEALRAESAA
- a CDS encoding sulfite exporter TauE/SafE family protein, which codes for MTLWEAIAVLVAGVGAGMINVIVGSGTLITFPVLLAVGIPPVTANVSNSFGLVPGSLSGVIGYRRELADQGRRVLRLGTASLLGGLVGALLLIKLPSGAFDAIVPVLILLALVLVVIQPRVAKAVAARRRPGGDPDGSPVLLAGVFLTGIYGGYFGAAQGVLLMALMGMLLQEELQRINGVKNALAMIVNAVAALFFLFTSTVNWTAAGLIAVGSLLGGLVGAKVGRRLPPAALRGVIVVVGLAAVTKLLLA
- a CDS encoding NfeD family protein, with protein sequence MDSWIWWLLAAAGLGIPLVLTAMPEFAMFAVGALAAAGVAALGGGVVLEAVTFLVVSVALVVFVRPIAYRQLQKGPQIKMGIEALQGATAVVAETVDGEGGRIKLNGEIWSARALHPDQVYRPGQQVDVVEIQGATALVV
- a CDS encoding outer membrane protein assembly factor BamB family protein, which encodes MAQEPFGDARSQQQWHPQGPADWQVGGSYGQQLQDPQQPQEQAHWQQQAGYGSLGYGQQPSYDQAGYGQPGYDQPGYGQAGYDRGGYQGGHDQGAYGQTGYVEGGYVHGPGPYGGQEQYQPYPGHSGHGHSEYAGYPQQFPQYADQQQPYAPYPSPQEPAGEGLYVPAGAEYSADGYVHIEEAEPEPAPSDPEETSERAAESAAGPGAARSRSAGRRGGDSGSGPGSASGSASGSSFSAKARKAADAVLTGEHVPSRKALLVRAGAGVAALGVLVAAGLMVGAEGGGSAAASSGGEPGFAVAHTRAWSAQPAATGQPAGDDTLVGSWLLADAVVRADGSGVHAYDRAGGKPTWSVEPPAAGAVPCGLSAGINQAGLGAVLFRPQADPKSPCVLVAAVDTKNGKTAWTKSVSEAKGAYSARIGVTEDKVIAIGDDRAVAWASADGADVWQYTGQGRFCTLSGGVSGKTVLVASSCADSTPADQAVALNTADGKVGWWRGLNNQPKTVTVLSAEPAVVLTTGDKPENDRVFAWGAAGDPAAEIPVVTGGGRLDVAHGAFAATPEVFFEGRTMVTTLTPANGGGPVAAVGYDLDTGKQRWKTPTTVKGTVRAVGIDGGSLVLAADERRDQPARLSRFPLVGGQEATGGNFPAGTGSLLVSGRVLIGGGQVVVVPEHSTNYGTAAGYQAKG
- a CDS encoding HNH endonuclease yields the protein MRNTLVLNASYEPLTTVSLQRAVVLVLQDKAVVEQAHPLRSIRGTGVAVPVPRVIRLQRYVRVPFRQQAPWSRRGVLARDQHLCAYCGRRATTVDHLQPKSRGGADSWLNTVAACADDNQRKADRTPEQAGMRLLRRPFVPTPQASLMLALGLRSAEVRELADWLPPVPGVPAPAA
- the tyrS gene encoding tyrosine--tRNA ligase; the encoded protein is MTDIVDELQWRGLIALSTDEDALRKAFADGPVTFYCGFDPTAPSLHLGNLVQILTMRRIQQAGNLPLGLVGGATGLIGDPKPTAERVLNDPETVAGWVERLRGQISRFLDFDGPYAARMVNNLDWTSGMSAISLLRDVGKYFRVNNMIAKEAVARRLNSDAGISYTEFSYQILQGMDFLELNRRYGCTLETGGSDQWGNLTAGTDLIRKAEGKSVHALATPLIVKADGTKFGKTESGTVWLDPELTTPYAFYQFWLNADDRDVSNFLRIFSFRSKEEIEELERETSERPAARLAQRALAEELTTLVHGAEQYERAVAASKALFGQGDLADLEAPTLAAALAEVPKAEVPELQPVVDLLVAVGLAPSRSAARRTIKEGGAYLNNVKVTDEEAVPTEADLLHGRWLVLRRGKRNLAAAELTPASTSA